In Corylus avellana chromosome ca2, CavTom2PMs-1.0, the following proteins share a genomic window:
- the LOC132173058 gene encoding G-type lectin S-receptor-like serine/threonine-protein kinase LECRK1 has protein sequence MMPIIMLLPFLLLSAAEAQQQEGASNVVKPGSSLTPKTNLSWPSPSGLYAFGFYEQGDGYAVGIFLAKLPQKTVVWTANRDSSTPLPADVKLEFTTDGRLVLQSAQGVKTPLDISSDGASSASMLDSGNFVLYGSANRILWQSFDNPTDTLLATQNLTKRQVLTSSLSKSNQTRGKFLLLMQEDGVLAMYPVGTPYTDVYGYWSSVGWSFVVKDTALGPVIDGILTLDGDGGLYLFNGDGRLYLFNSSGNHTLNPASGTLLYRLTIDPDGIMRLYSHDMTQTGNWTVAWSRPDDGCAPKGLCGLNGYCVSKNRVVDCECLPGFAPVKEGDWGSGCDRTFTAESCSASSKSKYTMTESNTEWKNDNYSLVTSLTKENCSDACLQDCKCEAAFFKDGVGECTKQRLPLRFGRSDTSGSTVAFIKIGTSTLPKPGKKEHILIIIGVSLGVFAFIVLAISGFGIYKNRVMLYQMMPKNGNIELGEDVAPKSFTYAQLENATHGFSKELGRGAFGTVYEGAISNGQIKEIVAVKRLDRSMLAERERQFHAEMKVIGRTHHKNLVRLLGYCHDGLNRLLVYKYMSNGSLADKLFTPEKQLSWDKRMEIACNIARGLIYLHEECEPQIIHCDIKPQNILIDEDGCAKISDFGLAKLLNAAQTKTFTEIRGTQGYIAPEWRQHLPVTDKVDVYSFGIVLLEIISCRKSMDSNLPEEEANLKEWANHCFNSGELGKLVNNEEVDKRELEKMVKIGLWCTSDELPLRPSMKKVLHMLEGIVNIPVSASPTSSLISC, from the coding sequence ATGATGCCAATAATTATGTTGttgccttttcttcttctctctgcaGCAGAAGCTCAACAACAAGAAGGGGCATCCAATGTTGTAAAGCCAGGCTCTTCGTTGACACCTAAGACCAACCTTTCATGGCCATCACCTTCCGGTCTATATGCCTTTGGATTCTACGAGCAAGGCGACGGTTATGCTGTCGGCATTTTTCTTGCTAAGCTTCCACAGAAGACAGTTGTTTGGACTGCCAACCGAGACAGCAGCACTCCACTTCCTGCTGATGTTAAATTGGAATTCACAACTGATGGACGACTGGTTCTGCAATCGGCACAAGGCGTGAAGACACCCCTCGACATTTCTTCAGATGGTGCCAGCTCAGCATCGATGCTTGACTCCGGCAACTTTGTTCTCTATGGCTCTGCTAATCGGATACTATGGCAGAGTTTCGATAACCCAACCGACACCCTTTTAGCAACTCAAAATCTTACCAAAAGACAAGTGTTGACTTCCAGTCTCTCAAAATCTAACCAGACAAGGGGcaaatttcttcttttgatgcaaGAAGATGGAGTTCTCGCAATGTACCCAGTTGGAACTCCATACACAGACGTTTATGGTTATTGGTCATCTGTTGGTTGGTCATTTGTTGTTAAAGATACAGCACTTGGCCCAGTAATAGACGGGATACTAACACTTGATGGCGATGGCGGTCTCTATTTGTTCAATGGCGACGGCCGTCTCTATTTGTTCAATAGCAGCGGCAATCATACACTGAATCCGGCATCAGGAACACTACTCTACAGATTGACCATTGACCCCGATGGGATCATGCGGCTATACTCACACGATATGACTCAGACTGGAAATTGGACAGTCGCATGGTCTAGGCCAGATGACGGGTGTGCACCTAAGGGTCTATGTGGACTCAATGGATATTGTGTTTCAAAAAATCGAGTCGTTGATTGCGAATGTCTTCCTGGATTTGCACCGGTGAAGGAAGGTGATTGGGGCTCAGGCTGTGACAGGACTTTTACTGCGGAAAGTTGCTCAGCAAGTTCCAAATCCAAATATACGATGACAGAGTCTAATACCGAATGGAAAAATGATAATTATTCTCTTGTCACATCTTTGACCAAAGAGAATTGCAGTGACGCATGTTTGCAGGACTGCAAGTGTGAAGCTGCGTTTTTCAAAGACGGCGTGGGGGAGTGCACAAAACAGAGGCTTCCTTTGCGATTTGGGAGAAGCGATACAAGCGGCTCAACCGTAGCCTTCATCAAGATAGGTACATCTACACTCCCAAAACCAGGCAAGAAAGAGCACATCCTTATTATTATCGGTGTTTCGTTAGGTGTTTTTGCATTTATTGTCTTGGCAATTTCTGGATTTGGGATTTACAAAAACCGTGTTATGTTGTATCAAATGATGCCTAAAAATGGAAACATTGAGTTGGGTGAGGATGTTGCTCCAAAATCATTCACCTACGCACAACTTGAGAATGCGACTCATGGTTTCAGCAAGGAGCTTGGTAGAGGAGCATTTGGAACAGTATATGAAGGGGCAATTTCAAACGGCCAGATCAAGGAGATTGTAGCCGTCAAAAGGCTAGACAGATCAATGTTGGCCGAACGGGAGAGACAGTTTCAtgctgagatgaaagttattgGGAGAACACATCACAAAAACCTTGTCCGTCTACTGGGTTATTGTCACGATGGACTCAACAGGCTTTTGGTGTACAAGTACATGAGCAATGGGTCACTTGCAGATAAACTCTTTACGCCTGAAAAACAACTTTCTTGGGATAAGAGAATGGAAATCGCTTGCAACATAGCGAGAGGACTTATTTATCTCCATGAAGAGTGTGAGCCACAAATCATTCATTGTGACATAAAACCTCAAAACATACTCATAGATGAAGATGGATGCGCAAAAATCTCTGACTTCGGATTGGCAAAGTTGCTAAATGCTGCTCAAACCAAAACTTTCACCGAAATTAGAGGAACACAGGGATATATTGCCCCAGAGTGGCGTCAACATCTGCCCGTGACAGACAAAGTAGATGTGTATAGCTTCGGAATTGTGCTGCTGGAGATTATATCATGTCGAAAGAGTATGGACTCTAATCTTCCAGAGGAAGAAGCTAATCTTAAAGAATGGGCAAACCATTGTTTTAACAGTGGTGAACTAGGTAAACTAGTGAATAATGAAGAGGTTGACAAGAGAGAATTGGAGAAAATGGTTAAAATAGGACTTTGGTGTACTTCGGATGAGTTGCCACTCCGCCCTTCAATGAAGAAGGTTCTACATATGTTGGAAGGGATTGTAAATATTCCAGTCTCTGCAAGTCCGACTTCTTCCCTAATTAGCTGCTGA